From Paraglaciecola sp. L1A13:
AACAGCAATCCTGAAAAATACGCACCGGCTTATGGTGGGTACTGCGCCTTCGGTACAACCTTTGGTAAAAAGTTTGAAATCGATGGCAAGGCGTTTGAAATTGTCGATGGCACACTTTACGTAAATAAAAATCTTGAAGTCTACCAAGCGTGGGAAAAAGATATTCCTAAGCACTTAGTTGAAGCGCAAGAGCAGTGGCCTAACATTGAATTCACGCCGAGCGAACAGCTCTAGTCGACGTGTTGTGATTGTATTTACACTTGATCTTAAACCCCATTTACTTGGGGTTTTGCTTATATCCCATGTTGGTTTTTGT
This genomic window contains:
- a CDS encoding YHS domain-containing (seleno)protein, translated to MKNLFVLKSIFTAVAITVSSLSFAGVDTQTDSNDVILAGHDAVAYFTQNKPVLGKSEFTAVHNDAIYRFSNADNRDAFNSNPEKYAPAYGGYCAFGTTFGKKFEIDGKAFEIVDGTLYVNKNLEVYQAWEKDIPKHLVEAQEQWPNIEFTPSEQL